A window of the Musa acuminata AAA Group cultivar baxijiao unplaced genomic scaffold, Cavendish_Baxijiao_AAA HiC_scaffold_1072, whole genome shotgun sequence genome harbors these coding sequences:
- the LOC135582022 gene encoding glucan endo-1,3-beta-glucosidase 6-like, giving the protein MGWISLAFGVLSWICLLVSVGGIGANWGTQASHPLSPTTVVQMLKENGFQKVKLFDAEEGTMSALRKSGLEVMVGIPNDMLAMLATSMKAANNWVSNNVSAYINDGVNIRYVAVGNEPFLQTYNGSFLQTTFPALQNIQGALIKAGLSNQVKVTTPQNADVYASPSGRPSDGDFRSDIRDLMLAIVKFLNDNAAPFTVNIYPFISLYSDPNFPVDYAFFEGSSSAVVDGSVTYSNMFDANLDTLVWAMKKNGFPNLPIIVGEIGWPTDGDMNANVQYAQKFNQGFMNHISSGQGTPMRAGPIDAYLFSLIDEDQKSIQPGNFERHWGIYTYDGWPKYQLNLGTMKTGTLLRAKNIQYLDKKWCVLKPSVNLDNSKVAPSISYACANADCTSLGYKTSCGDLDARGNISYAFNSFYQKNDQDDVACGFENLATTTNKDPSTGTCRFGVMIIADSGIRYQGSGLILSVLLSLFLTLF; this is encoded by the exons ATGGGGTGGATTTCACTTGCTTTTGGGGTTCTTTCTTGGATTTGCTTACTGGTTTCTGTGGGTGGGATTGGTGCTAATTGGGGGACACAGGCAAGCCACCCTCTATCGCCAACTACGGTGGTTCAGATGCTGAAGGAGAATGGGTTTCAGAAGGTGAAGCTGTTTGATGCTGAAGAGGGCACAATGAGTGCCCTGAGGAAGAGTGGGCTGGAGGTCATGGTTGGCATCCCAAATGACATGCTTGCGATGCTGGCCACTAGTATGAAGGCTGCAAACAACTGGGTGTCCAATAATGTCTCAGCATACATCAATGATGGAGTCAATATCAG GTATGTCGCAGTTGGAAATGAACCTTTCTTGCAGACCTACAATGGGAGCTTTCTGCAGACTACTTTTCCAGCACTCCAAAATATCCAAGGAGCTCTCATCAAAGCAGGCCTCAGTAACCAGGTCAAAGTCACTACTCCACAAAATGCTGATGTTTATGCGTCACCTAGTGGTCGACCTTCTGATGGGGACTTCCGCTCTGACATTCGCGACCTCATGCTGGCCATTGTCAAGTTCCTCAATGACAATGCCGCACCCTTCACCGTGAACATCTATCCTTTCATCAGCCTTTATAGCGACCCCAACTTTCCTGTGGACTATGCATTCTTCGAAGGATCTTCCTCTGCTGTCGTTGATGGTTCAGTCACATACAGCAACATGTTCGACGCAAATCTTGATACTCTCGTATGGGCCATGAAGAAGAATGGCTTCCCAAATCTCCCCATCATCGTTGGTGAGATTGGTTGGCCAACAGACGGCGACATGAATGCAAATGTTCAATATGCTCAGAAGTTCAATCAAGGATTCATGAACCACATCTCATCAGGGCAGGGCACACCGATGAGGGCTGGACCGATTGATGCATACCTTTTCAGTTTGATCGATGAGGATCAAAAGAGCATCCAACCAGGGAACTTCGAGCGGCACTGGGGTATCTACACTTACGATGGGTGGCCAAAGTATCAGCTGAATCTGGGGACGATGAAGACTGGCACGCTACTTCGTGCCAAGAATATCCAGTATCTGGACAAGAAGTGGTGTGTTCTGAAGCCCTCTGTCAACCTCGATAACTCAAAGGTCGCACCGAGCATCAGCTATGCATGTGCTAATGCAGATTGCACTAGTCTCGGTTACAAGACTTCGTGTGGCGATCTGGATGCCCGAGGGAATATATCATATGCTTTCAACAGTTTTTACCAGAAGAACGACCAGGACGATGTGGCTTGTGGTTTCGAAAACCTGGCGACGACCACCAACAAGGATCCATCCACTGGTACTTGCAGGTTTGGTGTAATGATCATAGCTGATTCTGGAATCAGATACCAGGGATCTGGTCTGATACTGTCTGTACTTCTTTCACTATTTCTTACCTTGTTTTGA
- the LOC135666075 gene encoding squamosa promoter-binding-like protein 12 isoform X2, with translation MTTAVCFSQAPVIKDGRSQEEPVKFSWFHHLSEFDQTKRSCRRRLSDHNARRRKPQPATISFNSSRISSSFYDDRHQMNLDFGPTPLGHMTTTVSFPWDGPSNFKLVQPNSWTKSNKVAGINGQLQFSKSCQTHNISTLRHVNMDGLLPTKGTTVDVLNEALESSAFASNLDGAPGLGCALSLLSNDPCGSANPGPTSHIKLAKAKNAVAIRPAASPIDLATRFLQDDQSPSQSMMLPFNPQNGNGGQFQEFQLHKASYQASFFDSTRIH, from the exons ATGACAACCGCAG TTTGCTTTTCACAAGCTCCTGTCATTAAGGATGGAAGAAGTCAAGAAGAGCCTGTGAAATTTTCTTG GTTCCATCATTTGTCTGAGTTTGATCAAACAAAGAGAAGTTGCCGTAGGCGTCTATCTGATCATAATGCACGCCGAAGGAAGCCACAGCCAGCAACGATCTCATTCAATTCTTCAAGGATTTCCTCATCATTTTATG ATGATAGACATCAGATGAATCTTGATTTTGGTCCAACTCCTCTGGGTCACATGACAACCACCGTAAGTTTCCCATGGGATGGCCCAAgcaacttcaagcttgttcaaccCAATTCTTGGACAAAGTCAAATAAAGTAGCAGGCATTAATGGGCAGCTGCAGTTTTCTAAATCTTGTCAAACACACAATATTTCCACCCTTCGCCATGTCAACATGGACGGGCTGTTGCCTACCAAGGGCACCACTGTCGATGTCTTAAATGAAG CTCTGGAATCATCTGCTTTTGCTTCCAACTTGGATGGAGCACCGGGTCTTGGttgtgctctctctcttctgtcaaaTGATCCATGCGGTTCAGCCAACCCAGGACCAACTTCTCATATCAAGCTTGCTAAAGCAAAGAATGCAGTTGCTATCCGTCCTGCTGCAAGTCCGATTGATTTAGCAACAAGGTTTTTGCAGGATGATCAGTCACCATCACAGTCCATGATGCTGCCGTTCAACCCGCAAAACGGTAATGGTGGTCAGTTCCAGGAGTTTCAGCTGCACAAAGCATCATACCAAGCCTCCTTCTTCGACTCCACTCGGATACACTGA
- the LOC135666075 gene encoding squamosa promoter-binding-like protein 12 isoform X1, translating into MDWVAKTPFQWDWETLELFSEKEKEICKSAQEPLLKSQGSMGICNGSVCSSHGEASSALELGNSSSKIFVSSSVDSSPKTEQRNLEFNFNSAEATPHSSNKIIFARVGGSGTSPVPLAAGRPKEPLTRLKLGHTYFEEGGAKNNVKSSSSLPPLASSAVVAKKPRVSQQSSQSPYCQVEGCNIDLTIAKDYHRKHRICESHSKSPKVIVAGQERRFCQQCSRFHHLSEFDQTKRSCRRRLSDHNARRRKPQPATISFNSSRISSSFYDDRHQMNLDFGPTPLGHMTTTVSFPWDGPSNFKLVQPNSWTKSNKVAGINGQLQFSKSCQTHNISTLRHVNMDGLLPTKGTTVDVLNEALESSAFASNLDGAPGLGCALSLLSNDPCGSANPGPTSHIKLAKAKNAVAIRPAASPIDLATRFLQDDQSPSQSMMLPFNPQNGNGGQFQEFQLHKASYQASFFDSTRIH; encoded by the exons ATGGATTGGGTTGCGAAGACTCCATTCCAGTGGGATTGGGAAACTCTGGAATTATtcagtgaaaaagaaaaagaaatatgtaAATCTGCACAAGAACCTCTGTTGAAGAGTCAAGGCAGCATGGGTATCTGCAATGGATCTGTGTGTTCATCTCATGGTGAAGCATCATCTGCTCTAGAATTGGGCAATAGTTCATCCAAAATCTTTGTCTCGTCATCGGTTGACTCTTCACCTAAGACAGAACAGAGAAATTTGGAGTTTAACTTTAATTCAGCTGAAGCGACCCCTCATAGCTCGAATAAGATTATCTTTGCAAGGGTTGGGGGTTCTGGAACTTCACCTGTTCCTTTGGCTGCAGGCCGCCCTAAGGAACCACTTACTCGTTTGAAGCTTGGGCACACCTATTTTGAAGAAGGTGGTGCAAAGAATAATGTCAAAAGCTCATCTTCCTTGCCTCCTTTGGCCTCATCCGCTGTTGTAGCTAAGAAACCTAGGGTGTCTCAGCAGAGCTCACAAAGCCCCTACTGCCAGGTTGAGGGTTGTAACATTGACCTTACCATAGCTAAAGATTATCATCGCAAACATAGAATCTGTGAAAGCCATTCAAAGTCTCCCAAGGTAATTGTAGCTGGTCAGGAGCGCCGGTTTTGTCAACAGTGTAGCAG GTTCCATCATTTGTCTGAGTTTGATCAAACAAAGAGAAGTTGCCGTAGGCGTCTATCTGATCATAATGCACGCCGAAGGAAGCCACAGCCAGCAACGATCTCATTCAATTCTTCAAGGATTTCCTCATCATTTTATG ATGATAGACATCAGATGAATCTTGATTTTGGTCCAACTCCTCTGGGTCACATGACAACCACCGTAAGTTTCCCATGGGATGGCCCAAgcaacttcaagcttgttcaaccCAATTCTTGGACAAAGTCAAATAAAGTAGCAGGCATTAATGGGCAGCTGCAGTTTTCTAAATCTTGTCAAACACACAATATTTCCACCCTTCGCCATGTCAACATGGACGGGCTGTTGCCTACCAAGGGCACCACTGTCGATGTCTTAAATGAAG CTCTGGAATCATCTGCTTTTGCTTCCAACTTGGATGGAGCACCGGGTCTTGGttgtgctctctctcttctgtcaaaTGATCCATGCGGTTCAGCCAACCCAGGACCAACTTCTCATATCAAGCTTGCTAAAGCAAAGAATGCAGTTGCTATCCGTCCTGCTGCAAGTCCGATTGATTTAGCAACAAGGTTTTTGCAGGATGATCAGTCACCATCACAGTCCATGATGCTGCCGTTCAACCCGCAAAACGGTAATGGTGGTCAGTTCCAGGAGTTTCAGCTGCACAAAGCATCATACCAAGCCTCCTTCTTCGACTCCACTCGGATACACTGA
- the LOC135666115 gene encoding SUMO-conjugating enzyme SCE1-like, whose protein sequence is MSGGIARGRLAEERKAWRKNHPHGFVAKPETLADGTVNLMIWHCTIPGKPGTDWEGGYFPLTLYFSEDYPSKPPKCRFPQGFFHPNVYPSGTVCLSILNEDSGWRPAITVKQILVGIQDLLDQPNPADPAQTDGYHLFIQDLEEYRRRVRQQAKQYPALV, encoded by the exons ATGTCCGGAGGCATAGCACGCGGTCGTCTCGCAGAAGAACGCAAAGCGTGGCGTAAGAATCACCCCCAT GGTTTTGTGGCTAAGCCAGAAACATTGGCAGATGGTACTGTGAATCTGATGATATGGCATTGCACGATCCCTGGTAAGCCGGGG ACTGACTGGGAAGGCGGCTACTTTCCCCTAACACTCTATTTTAGTGAGGATTACCCTAGCAAACCTCCCAAGTGTAGGTTTCCGCAGGGCTTCTTCCACCCAAATGTCTATCCTTCAGGAACAGTGTGCCTTTCAATTCTCAACGAGGACAGT GGATGGAGGCCAGCCATAacagtgaaacaaatacttgtggGGATACAAGACTTACTAGATCAGCCAAATCCTGCTGATCCTGCTCAGACCGATGGCTATCATCTTTTCATCCAG GATCTTGAAGAGTACAGAAGACGTGTTCGACAGCAAGCCAAGCAGTATCCTGCTCTTGTCTAG
- the LOC135666113 gene encoding aspartate--tRNA ligase 2, cytoplasmic-like translates to MRGAFAMASSEAETAAQAPPPPTPADGNASETAAGSLSKKQAKKLAKKEAKEDRKQQSATAAAAASQADSAEADPLAANYGDVLVEDIQSKAISGREWTEIGALGADLACRAVLIRGVAQTIRPVSKKMAFVVLRQFMSTVQCVLTVDKEFVSPHMVKFATGLSKESIVDVEGMISIPKDPIKGTTQQVEVQVRKLYCINRSVPNLPINIEDAARSETEFEKAELTGEQLVRVGQDTRLNYRVLDLRTPANQAIFRIQCHVEDVFRRFLRSEGFIGIHSPKLISGSSEGGAAVFKLDYKGQPACLAQSPQLYKQMVICGGFGRVFEVGSVFRAEDSYTHRHLCEFVGLDVEMEIKEHYFEVCDIVDRLFVAMFDDLNENCKKELDAINRQYPFEPLKYLRKTLRLNFQEGIKMLQEAGVEVDPLGDLNTEAEKKLGRLVREKYDTDFYILCRYPLAVRPFYTMPCYDDPAYSNSFDVFIRGEEIISGAQRVHLPELLTTRAEACGIDVKTIASYIDSFRYGAPPHGGFGIGLERVVMLFCALNNIRKTSLFPRDPQRLVP, encoded by the exons ATGCGCGGTGCCTTCGCCATGGCCTCATCTGAAGCCGAGACCGCCGCCCAAGCGCCCCCGCCGCCCACTCCGGCCGACGGCAATGCCTCCGAGACAGCGGCGGGGTCCCTCAGCAAGAAGCAAGCCAAGAAACTCGCTAAGAAGGAGGCCAAGGAGGACCGCAAGCAGCAGTCCGCTACAGCCGCGGCCGCCGCCTCCCAGGCGGACTCCGCTGAGGCCGATCCCTTAGCCGCGAACTACGGCGACGTCCTGGTCGAGGATATCCAGTCCAAGGCAATCAGCGGACGCGAGTGGACCGAGATCGGCGCGCTGGGCGCGGACCTCGCCTGCCGGGCGGTGCTCATCCGGGGGGTCGCCCAGACGATCAGGCCCGTGAGCAAGAAGATGGCTTTTGTTGTCCTGCGGCAGTTCATGAGCACGGTCCAGTGCGTCCTCACGGTCGACAAGGAGTTTGTGAGCCCCCATATGGTGAAGTTCGCGACGGGGCTCAGCAAGGAGTCGATCGTGGACGTTGAAGGGATGATTTCCATTCCTAAAGACCCGATAAAGGGCACGACCCAGCAG GTAGAAGTTCAGGTAAGGAAGCTCTACTGTATCAACAGATCTGTACCTAATCTGCCTATTAATATTGAGGATGCAGCACGAAGTGAGACAGAGTTCGAAAAAGCAGAGCTT ACTGGAGAGCAGCTTGTTCGTGTTGGTCAGGATACACGTTTGAACTATAGAGTTCTTGATCTGCGGACTCCAGCAAATCAGGCAATTTTTCGTATTCAGTGTCACGTTGAGGAT GTGTTCAGGCGGTTTCTACGATCTGAGGGATTTATTGGTATCCATAGCCCAAAGTTGATTTCTGGATCAAGCGAAGGAGGTGCTGCTGTATTTAAGCTTGACTACAAGGGGCAACCAGCATGTTTGGCACAATCACCTCAACTTTATAAACAAATGGTGATATGTGGTGGTTTTGGACGTGTTTTTGAAGTTGGCTCTGTGTTTAGAGCCGAGGATTCATACACACACAGGCATTTATGTGAATTTGTTGGACTTGATGTTGAAATGGAAATTAAGGAGCACTACTTTGAG GTTTGTGATATTGTGGATCGATTATTTGTTGCAATGTTTGATGACCTGAATGAGAATTGCAAGAAGGAACTTGATGCTATCAACAGGCAGTATCCTTTTGAACCTCTGAAG TACTTGAGGAAGACCTTGAGACTTAATTTCCAGGAAGGCATCAAAATGCTTCAG GAAGCTGGAGTTGAAGTTGATCCTCTAGGTGACTTGAACACTGAGGCCGAGAAAAAATTGGGCCGGCTTGTCCGTGAGAA GTATGACACAGATTTCTACATTCTCTGTCGATATCCTTTGGCTGTGAGACCATTTTACACTATGCCTTGTTATGATGATCCAGCATACAGTAACTCGTTTGATGTTTTCATTCGAG GTGAGGAGATAATTTCAGGGGCTCAAAGAGTACACCTGCCAGAGTTATTGACCACTCGTGCAGAGGCATGTGGGATTGATGTAAAAACAATAGCATCATACATCGACTCCTTCCG GTATGGCGCACCTCCACACGGTGGCTTTGGCATTGGCTTGGAGCGAGTGGTGATGCTCTTCTGCGCTCTCAATAACATCCGCAAGACATCCCTTTTCCCACGCGATCCACAAAGGCTTGTTCCGTAA